The Caldicellulosiruptor obsidiansis OB47 genome segment TTTTATATCAGATGTTGCAAGGAGAGTATTAAGAATTTTGTTATATGCATCTTTTGGAGAAATCTCTTCTTTAAACAGTTGTACTTCTACCATGAGATGTTTTATTACATCTCTGTCAATTATCTCTCTGTTCACAAGCCCGTCAACAAAGATGGTTGCACATCTTATATTACCTGCTAAAAAGTTTCTTATTACAATGTCGTCGTTGTCAACAAGCAATTCTGTTATATATTTTATGTTTTCATCAATAGACGAAAAGATTTTCTCTTGAGCTTCAACAAATGCTTTTGTTTCTCTCTGCTGAAAATTTTTTTTCCTTTCTTTTTTACGTTTTATTATTTCAATAAACCCCATTGTTCTCCACCTCATTGAGACTAATACTAGTTGTGTTTTATATAAAAAGTTTTACGATACACATTAAGATGCCAACACATACAAGAAAAATACCAGTTATCTTCGCAAGTCTCATTTCTCTTCGCAAATTTTTAGATTTCAGTTCTTTTATATCCAACAAAAATATCAAAATACCACTCAAAATAAACATCAGTATACTGTACTTTGTTATGATATCCGAAAGTTTTATCATCTGAAGCCAAATTCTCCTTTCTACCACTTAATATGCAATATAAATATTATTTTTATACTTGAATTTTTTAAAAACATATGCTAAAATCCATTCCATAAAGACATTTGTCTTTTATAGGTGAACAATAAATATGCTAAAGAAAGATGCCACATATTATATAGTTGAAGAAAGTGTATTGCCTGAAGTATTTTTGAAAGTTGTCAAAGCAAAAGAGCTGTTAGAAAAGGGTGAAGTGAAAGCTGTAAATGAAGCTGTAAAGATGGTGGGGATTTCAAGAAGTGCTTTTTACAAATATAAAGATTGTATATTCCCTTTTTTTGAAAGTTCTCGTGGCAAGATTATAACTCTTGCTCTTGTTTTAAAAGACATCCCTGGAATTTTGTCAAAGATATTAAACATTATTTCTGACACAAATGCAAACATTCTTACAATTAATCAAAACATTCCTCTTGGCGGAATTGCAACTGTGTCAATTTCTATCAGAACATCTGGGATGACAAAGTCTGTTAAAGATTTAATTCTCGAGATTGAAAAGGTTGATGGTGTTAAAAAGATTGAGATTTTGGGAAGAGAAGAGTATTAAAAAGGTTTTGAAAAAGGAGGGAAATAGAAGTGGCAAAGGTTGCAATAATGGGTTTTGGAGTTGTCGGTTCAGGTGTATGGGAAGTTTTGACAAAAAATGCATCATCAATTGCAAAAAGAGCAGGGGAAGAAATATCGGTAAAATACATTCTTGACATTCGCGATTTTCCTGACCATCCTGCAAAAGATTTGATGATAAAAGACTTTGATGTGATACTCAACGACCCCGAAGTTTCAATTGTTGTTGAGACAATAGGTGGGCTTGAACCTGCATACACTTATACAAAAAAACTTCTTTTAAATCGAAAACATGTCGTAACATCCAACAAGGAACTTGTTGCAAAACATGGTCCTGAACTTTTAAAGATTGCTAAAGAAAATAACATAAATTACCTCTTTGAAGCAAGTGTTGGTGGAGGAATTCCTATTATAAGACCTCTTCAAAACTGCCTTGCAGGAAATCAAATTACAGAGATCGCTGGAATTTTAAATGGTACAACAAATTATATTCTAACCCAGATGAAAAAATATTCTCTTTCGTTTGAAGACGCTCTAAAAGAAGCCCAGGAAAAAGGATACGCAGAAAGAAATCCAAGCAATGACATTGAAGGTCATGACGCATGCAGAAAAATTGCAATCCTCTCATCTATTGCATATTCTCATTATGTAAACTATGAAAATATTTATACAGAAGGTATATCCAAGATAACAAAAGAGGATATGGAGTATGCCGAAGAGCTTGGGTGCACAATAAAACTTATTGCAATGAGCAAAAAGTTGGACAATAAAAGAGTATTTGCAAGAGTCTCACCACTTATGATATCTTACAAAAGTCCTTTTGCAAATGTGGATGATGTATTCAATGCAATTTTAGTAAAAGGCGATGCAATTGGTGATGTAATGTTTTATGGTCAAGGTGCCGGGAAGCTTCCAACAGCAAGTGCTGTTGTTGGCGATATAATAGACATTGTTAAACATATTGATAAGTCTTATGTCTACACATGGGCAATATCTGGTGACATTGAAGTTGTTGACATTGAAAACACATCCTGCAGGTTTTTTGTAAGAGTCAAGTATAAAGACTACACAAAGGCAAAAGATGCTGTGTCTCTCATCTTTAATGACTGCATGATAGTAAACACACATAAACCAATAGGTACAAATGAATTTGCTTTTGTCACTCATGAGATGAAAGAAAGTGAGTTTAAAGAAAAAATCTCTCAGCTTGAAAAGATTCCTGTTGTGGAAAAGGTTTTGTCTATTATAAGATACGATGAAAATATATAAGTAAAAATGTCTGGAGGTAAGCTGAAAAAATGATTTCTGTGAAGGTTCCGGCATCATCGGCAAACCTCGGTGCCGGATTTGACTGTATGGGCGTTGCTTTAAAACTTTATAATATTATTGAAGTTGAAGAGATTGAAAAAGGACTTATAATTACTTCATCCCCGGATGACCCATCAATAGCAAAAGACGAAAATAATCTCGTGTTTAAAGCAATGAAAACTGTATTTGATGAGGTTGGCTGGTATCCAAGAGGGCTTAGGATAAACCTTATAAACGAAATCCCTCTGACGCGCGGGCTTGGTTCTTCTGCTGCATGTATCTCAGGTGGAATATATGCTGCAAATCTTCTGTGTGGCGGAAAACTATCTGAAGAAGAGATGATTTACTTAGCTGCAAAAATGGAAGGACATCCAGACAATTCAACACCCGC includes the following:
- a CDS encoding ACT domain-containing protein; translated protein: MLKKDATYYIVEESVLPEVFLKVVKAKELLEKGEVKAVNEAVKMVGISRSAFYKYKDCIFPFFESSRGKIITLALVLKDIPGILSKILNIISDTNANILTINQNIPLGGIATVSISIRTSGMTKSVKDLILEIEKVDGVKKIEILGREEY
- a CDS encoding homoserine dehydrogenase is translated as MAKVAIMGFGVVGSGVWEVLTKNASSIAKRAGEEISVKYILDIRDFPDHPAKDLMIKDFDVILNDPEVSIVVETIGGLEPAYTYTKKLLLNRKHVVTSNKELVAKHGPELLKIAKENNINYLFEASVGGGIPIIRPLQNCLAGNQITEIAGILNGTTNYILTQMKKYSLSFEDALKEAQEKGYAERNPSNDIEGHDACRKIAILSSIAYSHYVNYENIYTEGISKITKEDMEYAEELGCTIKLIAMSKKLDNKRVFARVSPLMISYKSPFANVDDVFNAILVKGDAIGDVMFYGQGAGKLPTASAVVGDIIDIVKHIDKSYVYTWAISGDIEVVDIENTSCRFFVRVKYKDYTKAKDAVSLIFNDCMIVNTHKPIGTNEFAFVTHEMKESEFKEKISQLEKIPVVEKVLSIIRYDENI
- a CDS encoding CLC_0170 family protein, with the protein product MIKLSDIITKYSILMFILSGILIFLLDIKELKSKNLRREMRLAKITGIFLVCVGILMCIVKLFI